From Bradyrhizobium sp. NDS-1, the proteins below share one genomic window:
- a CDS encoding YdcF family protein has protein sequence MSVVDRSTRLPTADEIARINRTHLIDTPLRPADLLFMFGTREDVGLRAGTAVRLWREGLFRWSIVSGGMTPGSEQTECTIIKSAMIAAGIPADVILEEHRAMNTGENVIFSLPVIDAALGLRNIRSVICLGNTWTARRYPMTLQRHWPEVEKMLLTVDSFATPRSLWHTDAEFRRRMLHEWDKIEPYKASGFIADWPEI, from the coding sequence ATGTCAGTCGTGGACCGCAGCACCCGTCTGCCGACGGCAGATGAGATCGCCAGAATCAACCGCACCCATCTGATCGACACGCCGCTGCGGCCAGCCGACCTGCTGTTCATGTTCGGCACCCGCGAAGATGTGGGCTTACGTGCCGGCACTGCCGTAAGGCTCTGGCGCGAGGGTCTATTCCGCTGGTCGATTGTCAGCGGCGGTATGACGCCGGGCTCGGAGCAAACCGAGTGCACGATCATCAAGTCGGCGATGATCGCGGCGGGCATTCCGGCGGACGTTATCCTTGAGGAGCATCGCGCGATGAACACCGGCGAGAACGTGATCTTCTCGCTTCCGGTGATCGATGCGGCGCTCGGACTGCGGAACATCCGCAGCGTGATCTGCCTCGGCAACACCTGGACCGCGCGGCGTTACCCGATGACGCTGCAGAGGCATTGGCCGGAGGTCGAGAAGATGCTGCTCACTGTCGACAGCTTCGCGACGCCGCGTTCGCTCTGGCATACCGATGCCGAATTTCGCCGCCGCATGCTGCACGAATGGGACAAGATCGAGCCCTACAAAGCGAGTGGCTTCATCGCGGATTGGCCGGAGATCTGA
- a CDS encoding PLP-dependent aminotransferase family protein, translating into MSKFEYVKLADAIAVDIANGTLRPGDRLPPQRNFAYDRGIAVSTASRVYTELLRRGLVVGEVGRGTFISGDIRREVEALSEPRDARIDFEVNYPLLPQQWAMIAKSLAGLERVDALESALRVSTSTGTRSARNAAAAYLARKDFAPQAEQIVFTANGKQSLAAALAALVPTGGRCGVEALTYPYVKSIAARLGVTLVPIPMDEHGARPDAIQKAHREAHLSALYLQPIIQNPLGVTMTATRRADIIRVAEKLDLTIIEDAVYGFLADDTPLAALGPDRCIVIDSLSKKVAPGLALGILVAPPRLRESVMSAVRTGGWIASGYALASGQRLMADGTVAELTRLKRIDAARRQQTAARLLAGYQLAADPRSYHLWLTLPPHWRSQTFVAAAARRGIALTPSSTFAIAHGHAPNAVRLALAPPTFEQLDSGLRTIVSLLGTKEEDFDSTE; encoded by the coding sequence ATGTCCAAGTTCGAGTACGTGAAGCTTGCCGATGCCATTGCCGTCGATATCGCTAACGGCACGTTAAGGCCCGGCGACCGTCTGCCGCCGCAGCGTAATTTTGCCTATGACCGTGGCATCGCGGTCTCGACCGCGAGCCGGGTTTATACGGAGTTGCTCCGCCGTGGGCTCGTCGTCGGCGAAGTCGGCCGCGGCACGTTCATCTCCGGCGACATCAGGCGCGAGGTCGAGGCCTTGAGCGAGCCGCGCGATGCGCGGATCGATTTCGAGGTCAATTATCCGCTGCTGCCGCAGCAATGGGCGATGATCGCCAAGAGCCTTGCAGGCCTCGAGCGCGTCGACGCACTTGAATCCGCGCTGCGCGTCTCGACCAGTACCGGCACCAGGAGCGCGCGCAATGCCGCCGCCGCCTATCTCGCGCGGAAGGATTTCGCCCCGCAGGCCGAGCAGATCGTCTTCACCGCCAACGGCAAGCAATCGCTCGCGGCCGCGCTCGCGGCACTCGTCCCGACCGGCGGCCGCTGCGGCGTCGAGGCGCTGACCTATCCTTACGTCAAGAGCATCGCCGCGCGGCTTGGCGTGACGCTGGTCCCGATTCCCATGGACGAGCATGGCGCGCGGCCCGACGCCATCCAGAAGGCGCATCGCGAGGCGCATCTGTCGGCGCTGTATCTCCAGCCCATCATCCAGAACCCCCTCGGCGTCACCATGACCGCAACGCGGCGCGCCGACATCATACGCGTCGCCGAGAAGCTCGACCTCACCATCATCGAGGACGCCGTCTACGGCTTCCTCGCCGACGACACGCCGCTGGCCGCCCTCGGGCCGGACCGCTGTATCGTGATCGACAGTCTGTCCAAGAAGGTCGCGCCGGGCCTTGCGCTCGGGATCCTCGTGGCGCCGCCTCGCTTGCGCGAAAGCGTGATGAGCGCGGTGCGGACCGGCGGCTGGATCGCCTCGGGCTACGCGCTCGCATCCGGGCAGCGGCTGATGGCCGACGGCACCGTCGCCGAGCTGACGCGGCTGAAGCGGATCGATGCCGCCCGGCGCCAGCAGACCGCTGCACGGCTGCTGGCCGGCTACCAGCTCGCCGCCGACCCGCGCTCCTACCATCTGTGGCTGACGCTGCCGCCGCACTGGCGCTCGCAGACCTTCGTGGCGGCGGCGGCGAGGCGCGGCATCGCGCTGACGCCGTCCTCCACCTTCGCCATCGCCCACGGCCACGCACCGAACGCGGTGCGCCTCGCACTCGCCCCACCCACCTTCGAGCAGCTCGATTCCGGCCTGCGCACCATCGTGTCGCTGCTCGGCACCAAGGAAGAGGATTTCGACTCGACGGAGTAG
- a CDS encoding DUF1127 domain-containing protein, giving the protein MTLISQTAGRSIRPSSASGFFATLASVVYALFDRLEHRSAVKTLNELDDRALRDIGITRSQIEDAVYGQVKTELTRYL; this is encoded by the coding sequence ATGACCCTGATCTCACAAACTGCCGGGCGGAGCATACGCCCATCCTCAGCGAGCGGATTTTTTGCAACGCTCGCCAGTGTTGTTTACGCGCTGTTCGATCGCCTGGAGCACCGCTCCGCCGTCAAGACCCTGAACGAACTCGACGACCGCGCCCTGCGCGACATCGGGATTACGCGCAGCCAGATCGAGGACGCCGTCTACGGACAGGTCAAGACCGAGCTGACGCGATACCTGTGA
- a CDS encoding transglutaminase-like domain-containing protein: MQIRVGFEMVYDFPQVTPLIAMVGTHFTRASDVIVPDHLVTSPSVPITPYRDSFGNWCSRLVAPRGRMRLTADGTVRDSGLPDVIVPSAAQHAVEDLPSDTLLYLLGSRYCETDRLSDIAWKLFEKTAPGWPRVQAICDFVHHHIAFGYEHARATMTAWEVFNERKGVCRDYAHLAIAFCRCMNIPARYCTGYLGDIGIPPPHAAGDFAGWFDAYLGGRWYTFDARNNTPRIGRVLIAQGRDAADVPIVHIFGPGELISFKVWTDELV; this comes from the coding sequence ATGCAGATCCGGGTCGGCTTCGAAATGGTCTACGACTTCCCGCAAGTCACGCCATTGATCGCGATGGTCGGGACGCATTTTACGCGGGCATCCGATGTTATTGTGCCGGATCACCTCGTCACCTCGCCTTCTGTTCCGATCACGCCCTACCGCGACAGCTTCGGGAACTGGTGCAGCCGGCTGGTTGCGCCCCGCGGCCGCATGCGCCTTACTGCCGACGGAACGGTGCGCGACAGCGGCTTGCCCGATGTAATCGTGCCTTCAGCCGCGCAACACGCAGTCGAGGATCTTCCATCGGACACCCTGCTCTATCTGCTCGGCAGCCGGTATTGCGAGACGGATCGGCTTTCCGACATTGCTTGGAAGTTGTTCGAGAAGACGGCGCCCGGCTGGCCTCGCGTCCAGGCGATCTGCGATTTTGTTCACCATCACATCGCGTTCGGATACGAGCACGCGCGGGCGACCATGACGGCATGGGAGGTCTTCAACGAGCGAAAGGGCGTATGCCGCGACTATGCGCATCTCGCCATCGCGTTCTGCCGCTGCATGAACATTCCAGCGCGCTACTGCACCGGCTATCTCGGCGATATCGGCATTCCGCCGCCCCACGCCGCCGGCGACTTTGCAGGTTGGTTCGATGCCTACCTTGGCGGTCGCTGGTACACCTTCGATGCACGCAACAACACTCCGCGCATCGGCCGTGTCCTGATCGCCCAAGGCCGCGATGCGGCGGATGTTCCGATTGTTCATATTTTCGGACCAGGCGAGCTCATCAGCTTCAAGGTGTGGACCGATGAGCTGGTGTGA